A genomic window from Flavobacterium phycosphaerae includes:
- a CDS encoding acyltransferase family protein: MEGKRIDFLDGLRGVAIILVVLFHAYSRWTSVVPYGDKFASFPVFKDGYLGVQLFFLISGFVILMSLEKNTNILTFLYKRWLRLFPGMLIATVLVFTTAFLLYERPMGKPDVSSVIPGLFFIDPLWIKAITGNTIQPLEGAFWSLFVEVKFYIIFGLLYFYLDKFKAIVILTLLYLSSIYLNTHQDSYFWPVSDFLSLEYYGWFAGGCAAYLFFKTQEHKYFLFAIIVTVIELYMMKAGNRTLAFGVCLAALFYVPIYVERFRVFFTNSILLFFGFISYPLYLVHENAMIAMIVKLDKNIAGIPFILLPVIPILILCGITYLIAAKVEPYVRKMIAR; the protein is encoded by the coding sequence GATTTTTTAGATGGGCTACGCGGCGTTGCAATTATATTAGTTGTGTTGTTTCATGCCTATTCCAGATGGACTTCCGTCGTTCCGTATGGTGACAAATTCGCTTCCTTTCCTGTTTTTAAAGATGGGTATTTGGGCGTGCAACTGTTTTTTCTCATCTCGGGTTTCGTGATTTTAATGTCGCTGGAGAAAAACACAAACATCCTCACTTTTTTGTATAAACGTTGGCTACGGTTATTTCCGGGGATGCTGATAGCGACTGTTTTAGTGTTTACCACTGCTTTTCTTTTATATGAAAGACCTATGGGAAAACCGGATGTATCGTCGGTGATTCCGGGGTTGTTTTTTATTGACCCATTATGGATTAAGGCAATAACCGGCAACACTATACAACCCTTGGAAGGTGCCTTTTGGTCTTTGTTTGTAGAAGTAAAATTCTATATAATCTTCGGATTACTTTATTTTTATTTGGATAAATTCAAAGCTATAGTCATCCTGACCCTTTTATATCTTTCCTCTATCTATCTGAATACTCACCAGGACAGCTATTTTTGGCCGGTTTCTGATTTTCTTTCGCTTGAGTATTACGGGTGGTTTGCCGGCGGATGTGCCGCATATTTGTTTTTCAAAACACAAGAACATAAATACTTTTTATTTGCTATCATCGTAACCGTAATAGAATTATACATGATGAAAGCCGGAAATCGAACACTGGCATTTGGAGTTTGCTTAGCGGCATTATTCTATGTCCCTATTTACGTTGAAAGATTCAGAGTTTTTTTTACCAATTCAATTTTACTTTTTTTCGGTTTTATCAGTTATCCGTTGTATTTGGTTCATGAAAATGCGATGATAGCTATGATTGTGAAACTGGACAAGAACATAGCAGGCATACCTTTTATTTTATTGCCTGTAATTCCTATACTTATTTTATGCGGAATCACATATCTTATAGCGGCGAAAGTAGAACCTTATGTGAGAAAAATGATTGCCCGTTAA